A genomic window from Antedon mediterranea chromosome 4, ecAntMedi1.1, whole genome shotgun sequence includes:
- the LOC140047070 gene encoding short transient receptor potential channel 4-like yields the protein MFRNKSLKDKKDQRDKRANEGGLNADGTASKRSSVRRTMSGNSASGISRKSSHGSRKSPQPQPEEEMALPSMPGGVEQLFIQAVERGDRKAITFALANAPDLNINCTDSEGKTALVLAIQNGNSDIVKILLENNIQLGDAMLKAVDEQFIEGVKLICEHSKLKNIPEALECHSEDGDFHPDITPLILAAHHNNFDVIKLLLEYGANKIDVKQFGESENSHTLQHSVGMLNQYKALAGQAYISLTSEDPFNTAFELCGKLRQLSVKQYEFSDQFMGLADQCETYAADLLSQIRDSDEQMYILNHDSYGWGTQSEDLTDSQPNRVKVAIHFEQRKFVAHPHCQQRLIEMWFHGLKGWRDQSSLRSTLLTILMALAFPLVSIAYMVYPKGRIGRMIKIPYVKFVCHTTSQLSFLLLLLWQTLTQNKLPSEDEEERQWEKKLLTICLTCVGLWVAGMTWQKCKELWSTGSRFFSNLWNMFDFVTLSLYWSVIVLYVTVYLHGDVIFYSDDDDDGILNRGSRAETTTLGTPNSSSISPFDMATPNIEMIATQLDVMFQQLTDMQIYQGHLAETMNQTVDRINAEYLKQLSGSNNNVKIGKDRLNMEPYDPRLVAEALFALAKTFSFLRMICLTVVSRWVGPMQISLGGMMFDIFKFLFIFSFVWFAFSLGMNQIYWYYSNNSTIPFGTITDTMATLFWALFGLPDIKVIRLPDNQVHHPFTETVGSLLYATYHVIAIVVLLNVLIAMMSNTYTRVEMDADIEWKFSRSKLWMSYFDELGTTAPPFNIIPTVKSIKRVVRWFCGNVCCRDDMKKQYKMKLKTILEERQTRFKEVSLNLVKRYQFEKRHNEDDDDEANILNELKQDISGFKYDMFEALNEMDKKIKQVDAKVNNKELEDDDIGLGGEMFKALKSAVKEEEMYDSIESLNSGCSSRMLDMKSKPSNPDWFVEEEDDIDMSTPKIAIRAKQTNIPREEQPQFQYIDDEDVLGLHRNTSV from the exons AAAAGTCCCCAGCCCCAGCCAGAGGAGGAGATGGCGCTGCCGTCAATGCCAGGAGGCGTTGAGCAACTGTTCATACAAGCCGTTGAAAGAGGCGACCGTAAAGCCATCACCTTTGCTCTTGCAAATGCCCCGGACCTGAATATAAATTGCACGGACTCTGAAGGAAAAACTGCCCTGGTGCTTGCTatacaaaatggaaattcaG aTATCGTAAAGATTCTTCTGGAAAATAATATACAGCTTGGTGATGCTATGTTAAAGGCGGTGGATGAGCAGTTTATTGAAGGTGTCAAGTTAATATGTGAGCACAGTAAATTAAAGAACATTCCT GAAGCACTGGAGTGTCATTCTGAAGATGGCGATTTTCACCCAGACATTACACCGCTGATTCTTGCGGCGCATCATAACAATTTTGATGTCATCAAACTTTTGTTAGAATACGGCGCTAACAAAATAGACGTTAAACAGTTTGGAGAATCTGAAAACAGCCACACTTTACAGCATTCTGTCGGTATGCTGAATCAATACAAAGCTCTGGCAGGACAGGCATACATATCACTCACTTCTGAAGATCCATTTAACACCGCTTTTGAACTTTGCGGCAAATTACGGCAGTTAAGCGTTAAGCAATACGAGTTTAGCGATCAATTTATGGGATTGGCGGATCAGTGTGAAACTTATGCGGCAGATCTTTTGAGTCAGATTCGAGACTCTGACGAACAGATGTACATACTGAACCATGATTCGTATGGCTGGGGAACACAAAGCGAAGACCTAACTGATAGTCAACCAAATAGAGTTAAAGTTGCTATTCATTTCGAACAAAGAAAG TTTGTTGCCCACCCTCATTGCCAGCAACGTCTGATAGAGATGTGGTTCCACGGACTCAAAGGCTGGAGAGATCAAAGCAGTCTTCGTTCTACACTTCTAACCATCCTTATGGCGTTGGCATTTCCATTGGTATCCATAGCCTACATGGTCTACCCAAAGGGAAGAATCGGGAGGATGATAAAGATTCCTTATGTTAAGTTTGTGTGTCATACGACTTCACAGTTAAGTTTCTTGCTACTACTTCTTTGGCAAACACTGACACAGAACAAACTGCCATCTGAAGATGAAGAAGAGAGACAATGGGAGAAGAAATTGCTAACCATATGCCTTACGTGTGTAGGTCTTTGGGTTGCAG GTATGACATGGCAAAAGTGCAAAGAATTATGGTCAACAGGATCAAGATTTTTCAGCAATCTTTGGAACATGTTTGACTTTGTGACCTTGTCACTTTACTGGAGTGTGATCGTGCTATATGTCACTGTATATCTTCACGGAGACGTAATCTTCTACAGTGATGAT GACGATGACGGTATTTTGAATCGAGGAAGTCGAGCTGAAACCACAACGCTCGGCACCCCTAACTCATCTAGTATTAGCCCATTTGACATGGCTACGCCAAATATTGAAATGATAGCCACACAACTCGACGTTATGTTTCAACAATTGACAGACATGCAAATATATCAGGGGCACCTTGCTGAAACAATGAACCAAACAGTTGATAGGATAAATGCTGAGTACTTAAAGCAGTTATCCGGATCTAACAACAACGTCAAAATCGGTAAAGACAGATTGAACATGGAACCGTATGATCCGCGCCTTGTGGCAGAAGCACTTTTCGCTCTGGCAAAAACGTTCAGTTTTCTGCGCATGATCTGTCTGACGGTCGTCAGTCGTTGGGTTGGACCTATGCAGATTTCCTTAGGAGGAATGATGTTtgacattttcaaatttctctttattttctcttttgttTGGTTTGCTTTCTCACTGGGAATGAATCAAATATATTGgtattattcaaataattcaACCATTCCGTTTGGAAC GATAACTGATACAATGGCCACATTATTTTGGGCGCTTTTTGGATTGCCCGATATCAAAGTTATTCGTCTACCAGATAATCAAGTGCATCATCCATTCACTGAGACAGTTGGCTCGCTTTTGTACGCCACCTATCACGTGATTGCAATTGTCGTCCTGCTGAATGTACTCATTGCTATGATGAGTAACACATACACCAGAGTTGAG ATGGACGCCGATATTGAATGGAAATTCTCACGATCTAAGCTTTGGATGAGTTATTTTGATGAACTTGGTACCACAGCTCCACCATTCAACATCATTCCTACTGTGAAATCTATCAAAAGAGTAGTTCGATGGTTTTGTGGAAATGTCTGCTGTCGTGATGACATGAAAAAACAATACAAG ATGAAGTTGAAAACTATATTAGAAGAACGCCAAACAAGATTTAAG GAAGTTTCTTTGAATTTGGTAAAACGTTACCAGTTTGAAAAGCGGCACAACGAGGATGACGACGACGAGGCTAACATCCTAAATGAGCTAAAACAAGACATTTCGGGATTCAAATACGACATGTTTGAAGCTCTGAACGAAATGGACAAGAAGATCAAACAGGTAGACGCAAAAGTGAACAATAAGGAGTTAGAAGATGACGACATTGGCTTAGGTGGAGAAATGTTCAAAGCTTTGAAATCGGCAGTAAAAGAAGAAGAGATGTATGATTCTATTGAATCGTTGAATTCTGGTTGTTCAAGTCGGATGTTGGATATGAAATCTAAGCCGAGTAACCCAGATTGGTTTGTAGAAGAAGAAGATGATATTGATATGTCAACACCAAAGATTGCTATAAGAGCGAAACAGACAAATATCCCTCGCGAGGAGCAGCCGCAGTTTCAATATATAGATGACGAAGACGTACTTGGTTTACATCGCAACACAAGTGTTTAA
- the LOC140047742 gene encoding extracellular serine proteinase-like has translation MTESPPVTWGLDRVDQRSQPLDGIYNVYGNGTDIPVYVIDSGINVDHDDFGGRAVNWFDATGEDGKDCSGHGTHCAGTVGSEHYGVAPGVILFSARVFNCEGKGYKSITIKAMNEVLINGTAPAVVSMSLGGSPNQAQDEMVKILFEAGFVVVVAAGNNDDDACLKSPARAYEAITVGATNINDTRAYFSNYGIAVDMFAPGRYIESLDFETNNGTSVKSGTSMATPHVSGLAAILIGKGTLPEDVPDAIYDLTTKEIVKDAGEYSYNRFMYVPNS, from the exons ATGACCGAGTCACCACCTGTAACATGGGGTCTTGACCGGGTTGACCAGCGGTCTCAACCATTGGATGGTATTTACAATGTTTACG GCAACGGTACAGACATTCCAGTTTACGTCATAGATTCTGGTATTAATGTTGATCACGATGACTTTGGTGGACGTGCTGTCAATTGGTTTGATGCCACTGGTGAAGAT GGTAAGGACTGCAGTGGCCATGGAACACACTGTGCCGGTACTGTTGGTAGCGAGCATTACGGAGTTGCACCTGGTGTGATACTATTTAGCGCCAGAGTCTTCAACTGTGAGGGCAAGGGCTATAAGTCCATCACAATTAAAG CCATGAATGAAGTATTGATCAACGGTACTGCACCAGCAGTTGTCTCCATGTCTCTTGGAGGATCTCCCAACCAGGCACAAGACGAAATGGTAAAGATACTCTTCGAAGCCGGCTTTGTGGTAGTTGTTGCTGCTggcaataatgatgatgacgcTTGCTTGAAGTCTCCAGCAAGAGCATATGAA GCTATCACAGTAGGTGCCACGAACATTAACGACACCAGAGCCTACTTCTCTAACTATGGAATAGCTGTTGACATGTTTGCACCTGGAAGATATATTGAATCTTTAGACTTTGAGACAAACAATGGAACATCAGTTAAATCGGGTACTTCAATGGCAACACCTCACGTGTCAG GATTGGCTGCCATTTTGATAGGTAAAGGAACACTTCCAGAGGATGTCCCCGACGCCATCTATGACCTAACAACAAAAGAGATAGTCAAAGATGCTGGCGAATACTCCTATAATAGGTTTATGTACGTTCCTAACTCCTAA